In Populus nigra chromosome 1, ddPopNigr1.1, whole genome shotgun sequence, one genomic interval encodes:
- the LOC133686528 gene encoding ESCRT-related protein CHMP1B, whose product MGNAEKLLNQIMDLKFTSKSLQRQARKCEKEEKSEKLKVKKAIEKGNMDGARIYAENAIRKRTEQMNYLRLASRLDAVVARLDTQAKMTTINKSMASIVKSLESTLATGNLQKMSETMDQFEKQFVNMEVQAEFMESAMAGSTSLSTPEVEVNSLMQQVADDYGLEVSVGLPQPAAHAVATKSQEKVDEDDLSRRLAELKARG is encoded by the exons ATGGGAAACGCGGAGAAGCTTCTGAATCAGATCATGGACTTGAAATTCACATCAAAATCGCTGCAAAGGCAAGCACGGAAGTGCGAGAAGGAAGAGAAATCGGAGAAATTGAAAGTCAAGAAGGCGATCGAGAAAGGAAACATGGATGGTGCTCGAATCTATGCCGAGAACGCCATTCGTAAGAGAACTGAACAGATGAATTACTTGAGGCTCGCCTCCAGGCTCGATGCCGTCGTGGCCAGGCTTGATACTCAGGCTAAGATGACTACCATTAACAAGTCTATGGCTTCTATTGTTAAGTCTCTCGAGTCGACTCTCGCTactg GTAATTTGCAGAAGATGTCAGAGACAATGGATCAGTTTGAGAAGCAGTTTGTGAACATGGAGGTACAGGCAGAGTTCATGGAGAGCGCGATGGCTGGTTCTACCTCGCTGTCCACACCTGAGGTTGAGGTCAACAGCTTGATGCAACAGGTAGCTGATGACTATGGATTGGAGGTCTCTGTTGGGCTGCCACAGCCTGCTGCACATGCAGTGGCAACCAAGTCGCAGGAGAAGGTGGATGAGGATGATTTGTCAAGGCGGCTTGCAGAGCTTAAGGCCAGAGGATAA